The following proteins are co-located in the Deinococcus metallilatus genome:
- a CDS encoding phosphoribosyltransferase has protein sequence MAQDRFLDRRDAGRQLASRLLSQQAWPDTTVLALPRGGVPVAYEVAQALGAPLDVFLVRKLGVPGYEEVAMGAIASGGVRVLNEDVVRRAGVTPQAIAAVEKREEAELNRRERAYREGRTPAPIQGRTVLLIDDGIATGATLRAGLKALRALSPARVVVAVPVAPPEVCRALRSEADEVVCLLTPPDFMAVGQFYRDFHQTTDEEVRDLLARAASPPEKE, from the coding sequence ATGGCTCAGGACCGCTTTCTCGACCGCCGGGACGCGGGACGGCAACTCGCGTCCCGGCTCCTTTCCCAGCAAGCCTGGCCGGACACCACGGTGTTGGCGCTGCCGCGCGGCGGCGTGCCGGTGGCCTATGAGGTGGCCCAGGCCCTCGGTGCGCCCCTGGACGTGTTTCTCGTCCGCAAACTCGGCGTGCCCGGCTATGAGGAAGTGGCGATGGGAGCCATCGCGTCGGGCGGGGTGCGTGTGCTGAACGAAGATGTGGTGCGCCGCGCGGGCGTCACGCCGCAGGCCATCGCCGCCGTCGAGAAGCGCGAAGAGGCCGAGCTGAACCGCCGCGAACGCGCCTACCGCGAGGGCCGCACCCCGGCGCCGATCCAGGGCCGGACCGTGCTGCTGATCGACGACGGTATTGCCACCGGAGCCACCCTGCGCGCGGGACTCAAGGCGCTGCGGGCCCTCTCCCCCGCCCGCGTGGTCGTCGCCGTCCCGGTGGCCCCCCCCGAGGTCTGCCGCGCGCTGCGCTCGGAGGCGGACGAGGTGGTGTGCCTGCTCACCCCGCCGGACTTCATGGCGGTCGGCCAGTTCTACCGCGACTTTCACCAGACCACCGACGAGGAGGTGCGCGACCTGCTGGCCCGTGCAGCCTCGCCCCCAGAGAAGGAGTGA
- a CDS encoding uridine kinase: protein MNRRAALLHALAGRLDARPARPVLRVAVDGVDGAGKTTFADELAEVLRERDRTVIRASVDGFHAPRAVRYRLGRTSPEGFYRDSYDYPGLRAALLDPLGPGGSRRYRTAIFDHATDAPVETPERVAAEGSILILDGLFLHRSELRDVWDDSVFLHVAFAVSVPRGAARGPGYGSPDLQAESNRRYVEGNRLYFREAQPQRYAGVVVDNNDLEAPFIVEGPLAS from the coding sequence TTGAACCGCCGGGCGGCTCTGCTGCATGCCCTGGCCGGGCGGCTGGACGCCCGGCCTGCCCGACCGGTCCTGCGCGTGGCGGTGGACGGGGTGGACGGCGCGGGCAAGACGACCTTTGCCGACGAACTCGCGGAGGTGCTGCGGGAACGGGACCGGACCGTCATCCGCGCCTCGGTGGACGGCTTTCATGCGCCGCGAGCCGTGCGTTACCGGCTGGGCCGCACCTCGCCGGAAGGCTTCTACCGCGATTCCTACGATTATCCCGGCCTGCGGGCGGCGCTGCTCGATCCCCTCGGGCCGGGCGGCTCGCGGCGGTACCGGACGGCGATCTTTGACCATGCCACCGACGCCCCCGTGGAGACGCCGGAGCGGGTGGCCGCAGAAGGCAGCATCCTGATCCTCGACGGCCTGTTCCTGCACCGCTCCGAACTGAGGGACGTGTGGGACGACTCGGTATTCCTGCACGTGGCCTTCGCCGTGTCGGTGCCGCGTGGGGCAGCGCGGGGGCCGGGCTACGGCTCCCCCGACCTCCAGGCCGAATCGAACCGGCGCTACGTGGAGGGCAACCGCCTGTACTTCCGGGAGGCCCAGCCGCAGCGATACGCGGGCGTGGTGGTGGACAACAACGATCTGGAGGCTCCGTTCATCGTCGAGGGGCCGCTCGCGTCCTGA
- the serS gene encoding serine--tRNA ligase — protein sequence MLDLKFIRENPGAVKHAIEVKGVNLDLDELLRIDRELVELKQRVEALQTERNANARLVPKATPEERPHLIQKGKDLAEELRGLEPQLRAHEDALRQLLLRVPNIPHPSVPVGKDDSENVELRREGQIPEFPFPPLDHVELLERQGWADPERVARVSGSRSYLLKGDAVLLEMAVLMFAMDFLRGRGLTPLSTTALVRPETFVGSGHFPGGEDQVYKIEGEELMLAGTAEVPVNSLYAGEQLSYEQLPLAYAAISAAFRSEAGSAGRDVRGLIRVHEFRKVEQYVMTRADEAEALRWFGVILENAEGLLRELELPYRVVQNVTGDMGAGKVLMYDIETWVPSEHKYRETHSCSYLGDWQARRTALRYRDEHGKLVYAHTLNNTGIAAPRILVPLLENHQQADGTIRVPEALRPYLGGREVLGVPVREEATA from the coding sequence ATGCTCGACCTCAAATTCATCCGCGAGAATCCGGGGGCGGTCAAGCACGCCATCGAGGTGAAGGGCGTGAACCTCGACCTCGACGAACTGCTGCGGATCGACCGCGAACTCGTCGAACTGAAGCAGCGCGTGGAGGCCCTCCAGACCGAGCGCAACGCGAACGCCAGGCTGGTGCCCAAGGCCACGCCCGAGGAACGCCCGCACCTGATCCAGAAGGGCAAGGACCTGGCCGAGGAACTCAGGGGCCTCGAACCCCAGCTCCGCGCCCACGAGGACGCCCTGCGGCAACTGCTGCTGCGCGTGCCCAACATCCCGCATCCCAGCGTGCCGGTCGGCAAGGACGACAGCGAGAACGTCGAACTGCGCCGCGAGGGGCAGATTCCCGAGTTCCCCTTCCCGCCCCTCGACCACGTCGAACTCCTCGAACGCCAGGGCTGGGCCGACCCCGAGCGCGTGGCGCGGGTGAGTGGCAGCCGCTCCTATCTGCTCAAGGGCGACGCGGTGCTGCTGGAGATGGCCGTCCTGATGTTTGCGATGGACTTCCTGCGCGGGCGCGGCCTCACGCCGCTCAGCACGACCGCGCTGGTGCGCCCCGAAACTTTCGTCGGCTCGGGCCACTTCCCCGGCGGCGAGGATCAGGTCTACAAGATCGAGGGCGAGGAGCTGATGCTGGCGGGCACCGCCGAGGTTCCGGTCAACAGTCTGTATGCGGGCGAGCAACTCTCGTACGAACAGCTCCCGCTGGCCTACGCCGCCATCAGCGCCGCCTTCCGCAGCGAGGCCGGATCGGCGGGGCGGGACGTGCGCGGTCTGATCCGCGTCCACGAGTTCCGCAAGGTCGAGCAGTACGTGATGACGCGCGCCGACGAGGCCGAGGCGCTGCGCTGGTTCGGCGTCATTCTGGAGAACGCGGAGGGGCTGCTGCGGGAACTGGAGCTGCCGTACCGCGTCGTGCAGAACGTCACCGGCGATATGGGCGCGGGCAAGGTGCTGATGTACGACATCGAAACCTGGGTGCCCAGCGAGCACAAGTACCGCGAGACGCACTCCTGCTCCTATCTGGGCGACTGGCAGGCCCGCCGCACCGCCCTGCGCTACCGCGACGAGCACGGCAAGCTGGTCTACGCCCATACCCTCAACAACACCGGCATCGCCGCGCCCCGCATCCTGGTGCCGCTCCTCGAAAACCACCAGCAGGCGGACGGGACGATCCGGGTGCCGGAGGCGCTGCGTCCCTACCTGGGCGGACGCGAGGTGCTGGGGGTGCCGGTGCGCGAGGAGGCCACCGCGTAA
- a CDS encoding FlgD immunoglobulin-like domain containing protein, translated as MTSRLLLTLALIGGGLASAIGVNDIPALPPGVTTPAPMPTAPAPAPAPATPTTPVTPPGSTPSSLPVGPALGQAHRATLSGPATLSVGTTGEWTLQLTNTGQTPIHLEHGACDLKFEVLNAAGNIVRPVVNNTVCTMQLVITDVPPGQTRDVLSIHWDGKDASGTPLPAGNYTLRAVFWDRHVTIRPPEVQVTLR; from the coding sequence ATGACCTCCAGACTGCTGCTGACGCTGGCCCTGATCGGGGGCGGCCTGGCCTCGGCCATAGGTGTGAACGACATCCCGGCCTTGCCACCGGGAGTGACGACACCCGCCCCGATGCCCACGGCGCCTGCGCCCGCACCTGCACCCGCAACGCCGACCACACCTGTCACGCCTCCCGGCTCCACCCCCTCCAGCCTCCCCGTCGGCCCCGCGCTGGGGCAGGCGCACCGGGCGACCCTGAGCGGCCCGGCCACCCTTTCAGTCGGCACTACCGGCGAATGGACGCTGCAACTCACCAACACGGGGCAGACGCCAATTCACCTGGAACACGGTGCCTGTGACCTGAAGTTCGAGGTGCTGAACGCTGCGGGGAACATCGTGCGCCCCGTCGTGAACAACACCGTCTGCACGATGCAACTGGTGATCACCGACGTGCCCCCCGGCCAGACCAGGGACGTGCTGAGCATCCACTGGGACGGCAAGGACGCGAGCGGTACCCCGCTGCCCGCAGGCAACTACACCCTCCGGGCCGTGTTCTGGGACCGCCATGTCACCATCCGCCCGCCCGAGGTGCAGGTGACGTTGCGCTGA
- a CDS encoding erythromycin esterase family protein, which yields MTQRTHPETTLIQAVRDVARPLTGASNDYDDLLDRIRDARFVLIGEASHGTHEFYRERARLTRRLIEEKGFTAVAVEADWPDAYRVNRYVRGQGEDESALEALRDFQRFPKWMWRNEDVQEFVEWLRDHNERSPGAAAGFYGLDLYSLHRSMNAVVEYLEEVDPEAAQRARKRYACFDQFGENPQAYGYATEYGRWEPCEDAAVQQLLELQRREAEEAEGPLGEDELFYAEQNARLAKNAENYYRAMFRGRDESWNIRDTHMAETLEALVEHGESQGRPQKIVVWAHNSHLGDARASEMGWLRGELNLGQLTRERWPEGTYIVGQSTHHGTVTAADDWDTPARTKRVRPGLPSSVEDVFHGVSEGDFWLDLREQNAATDGLRAERLQRFIGVIYAPQTERWSHYVHTRLSDMYDALLYFDETSAVVPLDATAGTEPEGEVPETYPTGE from the coding sequence ATGACCCAGCGCACCCACCCCGAAACCACGCTCATTCAGGCCGTGCGGGACGTGGCCCGCCCGCTGACCGGTGCATCGAACGACTACGACGACCTGCTGGACCGCATCCGTGACGCGCGGTTCGTGTTGATTGGCGAAGCCTCGCACGGCACGCACGAGTTCTACCGCGAACGGGCGCGGCTGACCCGGCGCCTGATCGAGGAAAAGGGCTTCACGGCGGTCGCGGTGGAGGCCGACTGGCCCGACGCCTACCGCGTGAACCGGTATGTCCGCGGCCAGGGCGAGGACGAAAGCGCGTTGGAGGCCCTGCGCGATTTTCAGCGGTTCCCCAAATGGATGTGGCGCAACGAGGACGTGCAGGAGTTCGTGGAGTGGCTGCGTGACCACAACGAACGGTCGCCGGGCGCGGCGGCGGGCTTCTACGGCCTGGACCTCTACAGCCTGCACCGCTCGATGAACGCGGTGGTCGAGTATCTGGAAGAGGTGGACCCGGAAGCGGCGCAGCGGGCCAGGAAGCGGTATGCCTGCTTCGACCAGTTCGGGGAGAACCCGCAGGCCTACGGCTACGCCACCGAATACGGCCGCTGGGAACCCTGCGAGGACGCCGCCGTGCAGCAGCTCCTCGAACTCCAGCGCCGGGAGGCGGAAGAGGCCGAGGGGCCGCTGGGTGAGGACGAACTCTTCTACGCGGAGCAGAACGCGCGCCTCGCCAAGAACGCCGAGAACTACTACCGGGCGATGTTCCGGGGCCGCGACGAATCGTGGAACATCCGCGACACCCACATGGCCGAGACGCTGGAGGCGCTGGTCGAACACGGCGAGAGCCAGGGCCGCCCGCAGAAGATCGTGGTGTGGGCGCACAACTCGCACCTGGGGGACGCCCGCGCCAGCGAGATGGGCTGGCTGCGCGGCGAACTCAACCTGGGGCAGCTCACGCGCGAGCGTTGGCCCGAAGGAACCTATATCGTCGGCCAGAGCACCCACCACGGCACCGTCACCGCCGCCGACGACTGGGACACGCCCGCGCGTACCAAGCGGGTGCGGCCCGGCCTCCCCAGCAGCGTCGAAGATGTGTTCCACGGGGTCAGTGAGGGCGACTTCTGGCTCGATCTGCGTGAGCAGAACGCGGCGACGGACGGGTTACGGGCCGAACGCCTGCAACGCTTCATCGGCGTGATCTACGCCCCGCAGACCGAACGCTGGAGCCACTACGTCCACACCCGCCTCAGCGACATGTACGACGCCCTGCTGTACTTCGACGAGACGAGCGCGGTGGTGCCTTTGGACGCGACGGCGGGCACAGAACCGGAGGGCGAGGTGCCGGAGACGTATCCGACGGGAGAGTGA
- a CDS encoding ABC-F family ATP-binding cassette domain-containing protein, with amino-acid sequence MLVAVQDVTKEYGPLTVLSEITLSVEPGDRVGLVGRNGAGKSTLLGLLTGEVLPDGGTVRRAPGVRVRALRQDPTFPEGATVDSVLEAAFHDLDALEAELAAAAEAMGSGTPESVLHHEEVLEHYVRRGGFERRSRKEAVALAFGFRGREHDPVAGLSGGERTRLGLAALLVENPDVLLLDEPTNHLDIVMVEWLEGFLGRYPGAVLVISHDRAFLDAVTNETAYLRGGTLKVYPGGYTTFRETLDAELEQQAARHEQDARAIAALQASADRMKIWGLGMSKLARRAKAMQARVDRMQARATAAPPPEERTTRITFHAPESGDVVLDARHLTKTLGGRTLFRDVNVQLRRGDRVAIIGRNGAGKTTLLRTLLGLIPSDDPRARVLTGARVSVGYYDQALRGVDPGETLYDVAREYVQKDAEAHTLLGTFMFPYDQHDKQARILSGGERARLALLKLAQEDHNLLVLDEPTNHLDMEMVEALEDALMAYSGTLLMVSHDRAFIEGLADRIWLLEEGQFYEYPGWEDYKAKHRPVQAEEVKAEARPAPRPAVPKGKGLWHLKREVEALEAEIARLEAELMDAQAALASAPPDADFVTLGQAAHDLETQLEEKMEAWGEKQAEVEARGG; translated from the coding sequence GTGCTTGTCGCCGTTCAGGACGTTACCAAGGAGTACGGGCCGCTCACCGTCCTGTCAGAGATCACCCTCAGCGTGGAGCCTGGCGACCGCGTCGGTCTGGTCGGCCGCAACGGGGCAGGCAAGAGTACCCTCCTGGGGCTGCTGACCGGCGAGGTGCTGCCGGATGGGGGAACGGTTCGGCGCGCGCCTGGCGTCCGGGTGCGTGCCCTCAGGCAAGACCCCACCTTCCCCGAAGGCGCGACCGTGGACAGCGTGCTGGAGGCCGCCTTCCACGACCTTGACGCGCTGGAGGCCGAGCTTGCCGCCGCTGCGGAGGCGATGGGCAGTGGCACCCCCGAGAGCGTCCTGCACCACGAGGAAGTGCTGGAACACTACGTGCGCCGGGGCGGTTTCGAGCGCCGCAGTCGCAAGGAGGCCGTGGCCCTCGCCTTCGGCTTCCGGGGCCGTGAGCATGACCCGGTCGCGGGGCTCTCGGGCGGAGAGCGCACCCGCCTGGGTCTGGCCGCGCTGCTGGTCGAGAACCCCGACGTGCTGCTGCTCGACGAGCCGACCAACCACCTCGACATCGTGATGGTGGAATGGCTGGAAGGCTTCCTGGGCCGCTATCCAGGCGCCGTGCTGGTGATCAGCCACGACCGCGCCTTTCTGGATGCCGTGACGAACGAGACGGCTTACCTGCGCGGCGGCACCCTGAAGGTCTATCCGGGGGGCTACACCACCTTCCGTGAGACGCTCGACGCCGAACTCGAACAGCAGGCCGCCCGCCACGAGCAGGACGCCAGGGCCATCGCCGCCCTGCAAGCCAGCGCCGACCGCATGAAAATCTGGGGCCTGGGCATGAGCAAACTGGCGCGCCGTGCGAAGGCGATGCAGGCCCGGGTGGACCGCATGCAGGCCCGCGCGACGGCGGCCCCTCCGCCCGAGGAACGCACCACCCGCATCACCTTTCACGCCCCCGAGAGCGGCGACGTGGTGCTGGACGCCCGGCACCTCACCAAGACACTCGGCGGGCGGACCCTTTTCCGGGACGTGAACGTGCAACTCCGCCGGGGGGACCGGGTGGCGATCATCGGCCGCAACGGGGCAGGGAAGACCACGCTGCTGCGGACCCTGCTGGGCCTGATTCCCAGCGACGACCCCCGCGCCCGCGTGCTGACCGGTGCGCGCGTGAGTGTGGGTTACTACGACCAGGCGTTGCGCGGTGTGGACCCCGGCGAAACGCTCTATGACGTGGCCCGTGAGTACGTGCAGAAGGACGCGGAAGCCCATACTCTGCTGGGCACCTTCATGTTCCCCTACGACCAGCACGACAAGCAGGCCCGCATCCTTTCGGGCGGCGAGCGTGCCCGCCTGGCGCTGCTGAAGCTCGCGCAGGAGGACCACAACCTGCTGGTGCTGGACGAGCCGACCAACCACCTCGACATGGAGATGGTGGAGGCGCTGGAAGACGCCCTCATGGCCTACAGCGGCACCCTCCTGATGGTCAGCCATGACCGCGCCTTTATCGAGGGCCTGGCCGACCGCATCTGGCTGCTGGAGGAAGGGCAGTTCTACGAGTACCCCGGCTGGGAGGACTACAAGGCCAAACACCGGCCCGTGCAGGCGGAGGAGGTGAAGGCGGAAGCCAGACCCGCCCCCAGGCCCGCCGTCCCGAAAGGCAAGGGCCTCTGGCACCTCAAGCGCGAGGTGGAGGCCCTGGAAGCCGAGATCGCCCGTCTGGAAGCCGAACTGATGGACGCCCAGGCCGCCCTCGCCAGCGCTCCACCTGACGCCGATTTCGTGACGCTCGGGCAGGCCGCGCACGACCTGGAAACGCAGTTGGAGGAGAAGATGGAAGCCTGGGGCGAGAAGCAGGCGGAGGTGGAGGCGCGGGGGGGGTAG
- a CDS encoding FecR domain-containing protein has translation MRATAAPWLPAARTCLRPLRPVLAALLVTGGTPAYAQAAPLKVQQVLGRAEVLLDGGAWRPVSGSTPVRLGLRTGTGRAQLVGSGGDHAGTILVGPTSRLRVFRGEADLQGGQFLLSGPVAVHVLGNHLVLERAAQARVDLGGAGVGSRVAVLDGNARLALGKRTLHLGAGQQADLRTGQVTPFTGGDSWYAAQFTGVGSASVQATRGPVYLTSGGDRQIAEVGAILQPGERLNTGSGAWAEVGFAGGGYLRLQAQSELGVLSRERTARGQELTLQLTRGSAWNVVSDGQAAVSAPIQSTAARGSVYQVGPGGLVQVFAGSGTAGGTGTAALGRFNQPLDAERAQPLTLQVDPVPPFLRDLTLSATSLPEARVTARVGLRTFPLTPVNGAPGHFQLNAPATPLTEGPHTVQVRAEWRGQVRTRTLRVLIDRTPPVLSDLRVGGAGSVLLVGGTVRDAETERVTLTAQLGAERFSRTVTLAADTGTFQLTLPAPAPGTPLRLTARDEAGNEIHADLP, from the coding sequence ATGAGAGCCACTGCCGCTCCGTGGCTGCCTGCCGCCCGAACCTGTTTGCGGCCTCTCCGTCCGGTCCTCGCCGCGCTGCTGGTCACGGGGGGAACCCCTGCATACGCCCAGGCTGCGCCCCTGAAGGTGCAGCAGGTTCTGGGCCGCGCCGAGGTGCTGCTGGACGGCGGCGCCTGGCGGCCCGTGAGCGGCAGCACCCCCGTCCGGCTCGGCCTGCGGACGGGGACGGGACGCGCGCAACTGGTGGGCAGCGGGGGCGACCACGCCGGAACCATCCTGGTCGGCCCCACGTCGCGGCTCCGCGTCTTTCGGGGGGAGGCGGACCTGCAAGGCGGTCAGTTTCTGCTGAGCGGGCCGGTCGCCGTCCATGTCCTGGGCAACCATCTGGTGCTGGAGCGAGCAGCCCAGGCCCGGGTGGACCTCGGCGGAGCTGGCGTCGGATCGCGCGTCGCTGTGCTGGACGGGAACGCCCGCCTGGCGCTCGGCAAGCGGACCCTCCACCTGGGGGCGGGGCAGCAGGCCGACCTCCGGACCGGGCAGGTTACCCCCTTCACTGGGGGAGATTCCTGGTACGCCGCGCAGTTCACCGGGGTGGGGAGCGCGTCCGTGCAGGCCACCCGTGGCCCGGTCTATCTGACCAGCGGCGGGGACCGGCAGATCGCGGAGGTCGGGGCCATCCTGCAACCCGGCGAACGCCTGAACACCGGGAGCGGCGCGTGGGCCGAGGTCGGCTTCGCGGGCGGCGGCTACCTGCGGCTCCAGGCGCAGAGTGAACTGGGAGTGCTCAGCCGTGAGCGCACCGCCCGGGGCCAGGAACTGACCCTGCAACTCACCCGCGGCAGCGCCTGGAACGTGGTGTCGGACGGGCAGGCCGCCGTCAGCGCCCCTATCCAGAGCACCGCTGCGCGCGGCAGCGTGTATCAGGTGGGACCGGGCGGGCTGGTGCAGGTGTTCGCGGGCTCCGGGACGGCCGGGGGGACCGGCACTGCCGCCCTGGGCCGCTTCAATCAGCCCCTCGACGCCGAGCGGGCGCAACCCCTCACCTTGCAGGTCGATCCGGTGCCGCCCTTCCTGCGTGACCTGACCCTCAGCGCGACCAGTCTGCCGGAGGCGCGCGTCACCGCCCGGGTGGGCCTGCGGACCTTCCCGCTGACGCCCGTGAATGGCGCACCGGGGCATTTCCAGTTGAACGCCCCCGCCACGCCGCTGACCGAAGGCCCCCACACCGTACAGGTCCGGGCGGAATGGCGCGGGCAGGTCAGGACCCGGACCCTGCGCGTCCTGATCGACCGCACGCCTCCCGTCCTCAGCGACCTGCGGGTGGGGGGCGCCGGGAGCGTGCTGCTGGTCGGCGGCACCGTCCGCGACGCGGAAACGGAGCGCGTCACCCTGACCGCCCAGCTCGGCGCGGAGCGGTTCAGCCGGACGGTCACGCTCGCGGCGGACACGGGCACCTTCCAGCTCACGCTCCCCGCCCCGGCCCCCGGCACGCCCCTGCGGCTGACCGCCCGTGACGAGGCAGGAAACGAGATTCATGCGGACCTCCCCTGA
- a CDS encoding toxic anion resistance protein, translating to MSADKPGPLTPPESLLHAPEAVPAVPVQDAPDMVPLSPEDRARLDTLARAFVEDVLHAGTHSPEFKRKLDAVHDLGVPEQRASAQVSSRMLERPLRATRAGALAEGSDILKGLTDLRRTVEDLDPSRTPTVRGFFGKLPGGRRAQNALDRYQSAQSHLNAILETLYRSQDELRRDNASIETEKVHLWETMQKLRQYAHVGRSVDDALTQRLAMLEQSDPEKARIVREELLFAVRQRVTDLLTQLAVSIQGYLALDLVRRNNLELIKGVDRATTTTVSALRTAIMVAQALGTQQAVLGQVTALNDTTGRMIGSTASLLRQQSTEIQKQAGSATVDPQVIQAAFREVYGALDAISTYRTQALDRFKDTIQVLDREVSHAQTYLDRERQNASREVAQGLNVNEKGDLKL from the coding sequence ATGAGCGCCGACAAGCCCGGTCCCCTCACGCCGCCCGAATCGCTGCTGCACGCGCCGGAGGCGGTCCCCGCCGTCCCGGTGCAGGACGCCCCGGACATGGTGCCGCTCTCGCCCGAGGACCGCGCGCGGCTGGACACCCTGGCCCGCGCCTTCGTGGAGGACGTGCTGCACGCCGGAACCCACAGCCCCGAGTTCAAGCGCAAGCTGGACGCGGTGCATGACCTCGGCGTGCCCGAACAGCGCGCGTCGGCGCAGGTGTCGAGCCGGATGCTGGAACGCCCGCTGCGCGCGACCCGGGCCGGGGCACTGGCCGAGGGCAGCGACATCCTCAAAGGGCTGACCGACCTGCGCCGCACGGTGGAGGACCTTGACCCCAGCCGCACGCCGACGGTGCGGGGCTTTTTCGGCAAGCTGCCGGGGGGCCGCCGGGCGCAGAACGCGCTGGACCGCTACCAGAGCGCGCAGAGCCACCTCAACGCGATTCTGGAGACGCTCTACCGCTCCCAGGACGAGCTGCGGCGCGACAACGCCAGCATCGAGACGGAAAAGGTCCACCTCTGGGAGACGATGCAGAAGCTGCGCCAGTACGCCCACGTCGGCCGGTCGGTGGACGACGCGCTGACACAGCGGCTCGCCATGCTGGAACAGAGCGACCCCGAAAAGGCCCGCATCGTCCGCGAGGAACTGCTCTTTGCCGTGCGCCAGCGCGTGACGGACCTGCTGACCCAGCTCGCCGTCAGCATTCAGGGTTACCTCGCGCTCGATCTGGTGCGGCGCAACAACCTGGAACTGATCAAGGGCGTGGACCGGGCCACGACCACCACCGTCAGTGCCCTGCGGACCGCGATCATGGTCGCGCAGGCGCTCGGCACGCAGCAGGCGGTGCTGGGACAGGTCACGGCCCTGAACGACACGACCGGGCGCATGATCGGCTCGACCGCCAGCCTGCTGCGGCAACAGTCCACCGAGATCCAGAAGCAGGCGGGCAGCGCGACGGTGGACCCGCAGGTCATCCAGGCCGCCTTCCGCGAGGTGTACGGGGCGCTCGACGCGATCAGCACCTACCGCACGCAGGCCCTCGACCGCTTCAAGGACACTATCCAGGTCCTCGACCGCGAGGTCAGCCACGCGCAGACGTACCTCGACCGCGAGCGGCAGAACGCCTCGCGGGAGGTGGCGCAGGGCTTGAACGTGAACGAGAAGGGCGACCTGAAACTTTGA
- the gatC gene encoding Asp-tRNA(Asn)/Glu-tRNA(Gln) amidotransferase subunit GatC gives MIDAAQVEHLARLARLELTPEERRSMQTDLNSILGYFEQLRAVDTEGVEEMQRPEDLVNVLREDVPGAVFSPEVVAALAPEMQDGFVRVPRTVEAE, from the coding sequence ATGATTGACGCGGCCCAAGTCGAACATCTCGCGCGCCTCGCGCGGCTGGAACTTACGCCGGAGGAGCGCCGGAGCATGCAGACGGACCTCAACAGCATCCTGGGCTATTTCGAGCAACTCCGCGCGGTGGATACGGAGGGCGTGGAGGAAATGCAGCGCCCCGAAGACCTCGTGAACGTGCTGCGCGAGGACGTGCCCGGCGCCGTGTTCAGCCCCGAAGTCGTCGCCGCCCTCGCCCCGGAAATGCAGGATGGCTTCGTCCGCGTGCCCCGCACGGTGGAGGCCGAGTAA